One window from the genome of Vicugna pacos chromosome 23, VicPac4, whole genome shotgun sequence encodes:
- the LOC140688702 gene encoding uncharacterized protein — MAIMLLCLLQLAAPLCSYSVTIHFYLFWLNTP, encoded by the coding sequence ATGGCCATAATGCTGCTCTGCCTTCTACAGCTTGCTGCACCACTCTGTAGTTACTCTGTAACTATACATTTCTACCTTTTTTGGTTAAACACTCCCTGA
- the ZBED6 gene encoding zinc finger BED domain-containing protein 6: MSVCTLSVPVSSLSPGRRCGTFRDAGILGCVPINSNTDEEDVIEGKMVAEGTDKEAKLPAKKKRKKGLRIKGKRRRKKLILAKKFSKDLGSGRPVAEAPALLASSAPEQDEEGLFESNIEKQIYLPSTRAKTSIVWHFFHVDPQYTWRAICNLCEKSVSRGKPGSHLGTSTLQRHLQARHSPHWTRANKFGVTSGEEDFTLDLALSPSSAGSNGSFEYISTDPLDDNGVGKKRDKSVSDALRAERGRFLIKSNIVKHALIPGTRAKTSAVWNFFYTDPQHISRAVCNICKRSVSRGRPGSHLGTSTLQRHLQATHPIHWAVANKDSGAVGNGLDEAETERTDLSTDALHGEKSTGIQDVTAEDLSDSDSDEPPVLEVENRRSESPVPVAEQDTLMHAQEQETTYCENSTSRQINQAIIQMIVEDMHPYNYFSTQAFQRFMQIVAPDYRLPSETYFFTKAVPRLYDWVREKIFLTLENVQSQKIHLTVDIWTHDPSTDYFIVTVHWVSLETPPSSNNGRIPDFRKWAVLCVTGLAKDCLITNILQELNDQIGLWLSPNFLIPGFIVSDNSSNVVHAIKDGGFTHLPCFLHCLNIVIQDFFCEHKSIENMLVAARKTCHHFSHSVKARQILQEFQNDRQLPWKNLKQDEAGHWISTFYMLRWLLEYCYSVHHSLGRASGVVLTSLQWTLMTYVCDILKPFEEATQKVSVKTTGLNQVLPLIHHLLLSLQKLREDFQIRGVPQALNLVDSLSLKLETDTLLSAILKSKPCILAALLDPCFKNSLEDFFPQGADIDTYKQILAEEVCNYMESSPEVCHIATSEASGPSAIVGADSFTSSIREGTSSSGSVDSSAADNVAIGGKSFMFPSAIAVVDEYFKEEYSEISGGDDPLIYWQKKVSTWPALTQVAIQYLSCPMCSWQSECIFTANSHFHPKQIMTLDFDNVEQLMFLKMNLKNVNYDYSTLVLNWDPENEITQSNEKEIS, from the coding sequence ATGAGTGTATGTACCTTAAGTGTACCAGTTTCCTCACTCTCTCCTGGCAGAAGATGTGGCACTTTTAGGGATGCTGGGATTCTGGGATGTGTTCCTATTAATTCTAATACAGATGAAGAAGATGTGATAGAGGGAAAGATGGTGGCAGAAGGAACGGATAAAGAGGCAAAATTGCctgctaaaaagaaaagaaagaagggttTGCGAATTAAGGGGAAAAGGCGACGAAAGAAACTGATTCTTGCAAAAAAGTTTAGTAAGGATTTGGGATCTGGGAGGCCTGTGGCAGAAGCCCCTGCTTTGTTAGCTTCCAGTGCACCTGAGCAGGATGAAGAAGGTCTTTTTGAGAGCAATATAGAAAAACAGATCTATCTACCCAGTACTAGAGCCAAGACCTCCATTGTTTGGCACTTCTTTCATGTTGACCCCCAGTACACCTGGCGGGCTATTTGTAACCTTTGTGAGAAAAGTGTTAGCAGGGGAAAACCAGGTAGCCATCTTGGGACATCTACTCTTCAACGACATCTGCAGGCAAGGCATTCACCTCACTGGACCAGGGCCAACAAATTTGGAGTTACTAGTGGGGAGGAGGATTTTACTTTGGATTTAGCTTTGTCTCCCTCTTCTGCTGGAAGCAATGGAAGCTTTGAATATATATCTACTGATCCATTAGATGATAATGGAGTGGGTAAGAAACGTGATAAGTCAGTATCTGATGCCCTGAGGGCAGAAAGAGGGAGATTTCTCATCAAAAGTAATATTGTCAAGCATGCCTTAATTCCTGGAACAAGAGCCAAGACATCTGCAGTTTGGAATTTTTTCTATACTGATCCTCAGCACATCTCCAGAGCCGTGTGTAATATTTGTAAAAGAAGCGTGAGCCGGGGTAGGCCAGGTTCTCACTTAGGAACTTCAACACTTCAACGACATCTTCAGGCCACACATCCCATCCATTGGGCTGTTGCCAACAAAGACAGTGGTGCAGTTGGAAATGGATTAGATGAGGCTGAGACTGAGAGAACTGATCTCTCGACCGATGCTTTGCATGGAGAGAAGTCTACAGGCATCCAAGATGTAACAGCTGAGGACCTTAGTGATTCTGATTCTGACGAACCTCCTGTATTAGAGGTTGAAAATAGAAGATCTGAGAGTCCTGTTCCTGTTGCAGAGCAAGACACTCTAATGCATGCACAGGAACAAGAAACAACATATTGTGAAAATTCAACCTCAAGACAAATAAATCAGGCAATTATTCAGATGATTGTGGAGGATATGCATCCTTACAACTACTTCTCAACCCAAGCCTTTCAGAGGTTTATGCAGATTGTGGCCCCTGACTATAGGTTACCGTCTGAAACTTACTTTTTCACTAAGGCTGTGCCTCGGTTATATGACTGGGtcagagaaaaaattttcttaactcTGGAAAATGTTCAGAGCCAAAAGATCCACCTGACTGTGGACATATGGACCCATGACCCATCTACTGACTATTTCATTGTGACTGTACACTGGGTCTCTTTGGAAACTCCACCTTCTTCCAATAATGGCAGGATCCCCGATTTTAGAAAGTGGGCAGTTCTTTGTGTAACAGGTTTGGCCAAAGACTGTTTAATAACCAACATTTTACAAGAATTAAATGACCAGATTGGTTTGTGGCTTTCTCCTAATTTCCTCATCCCTGGCTTCATTGTTTCTGACAATTCTTCTAATGTAGTACATGCAATCAAAGATGGTGGTTTTACCCACTTGCCATGCTTCctacattgtttaaatatagTCATCCAGGACTTTTTCTGTGAGCACAAAAGCATTGAGAACATGTTAGTGGCTGCTAGGAAAACGTGTCATCATTTTAGTCATTCAGTCAAGGCCCGTCAGATACTGCAAGAGTTCCAAAATGATCGCCAACTTCCATGGAAAAATTTGAAGCAGGATGAAGCTGGCCATTGGATTTCTACGTTTTATATGTTAAGATGGCTCTTGGAGTATTGTTACTCAGTCCACCATAGTCTTGGCAGAGCCAGTGGAGTTGTGCTAACTTCCCTTCAGTGGACTCTAATGACATATGTTTGTGATATTCTTAAACCATTTGAAGAGGCCACCCAGAAAGTGAGTGTAAAAACCACAGGATTGAATCAGGTGCTACCCCTAATCCATCATCTACTCCTTTCCCTGCAGAAACTCAGAGAAGATTTTCAAATTAGAGGTGTTCCTCAGGCCCTCAATCTGGTAGACAGTTTATCCCTGAAGCTTGAAACTGACACCCTACTAAGTGCCATACTCAAATCCAAGCCCTGTATCTTGGCTGCTTTGTTAGATCCTTGCTTTAAAAATAGTTTGGAAGACTTCTTCCCTCAAGGTGCTGATATAGATACTTACAAGCAGATCCTTGCAGAAGAAGTTTGTAACTATATGGAATCTTCACCAGAGGTCTGCCATATTGCAACTTCAGAAGCTTCTGGTCCCTCAGCTATAGTAGGAGCTGATTCATTTACCTCATCTATAAGAGAAGGCACCTCCAGTTCAGGGTCTGTTGATAGTTCAGCTGCAGATAATGTTGCCATTGGAGGCAAAAGCTTCATGTTTCCTTCTGCCATAGCAGTAGTGGATGAATACTTCAAAGAAGAGTATTCAGAGATCTCAGGAGGTGATGACCCTTTGATTTACTGGCAGAAGAAGGTGAGCACATGGCCAGCTTTGACTCAAGTCGCCATTCAGTATCTGAGCTGCCCCATGTGTAGCTGGCAATCTGAATGTATCTTCACTGCAAATAGCCACTTTCATCCAAAGCAGATCATGACCCTGGACTTTGACAATGTAGAACAGCTGATGTTTTTGAAAATGAACTTGAAAAATGTTAACTATGATTATTCTACATTGGTTCTGAACTGGGATCCTGAGAATGAAATTACTCaaagcaatgaaaaagaaatatcctaa